A single Sander lucioperca isolate FBNREF2018 chromosome 24, SLUC_FBN_1.2, whole genome shotgun sequence DNA region contains:
- the LOC116044773 gene encoding claudin-34-like: MNYLAHTAHAQLGALWLGCVGWTLTAMALGLIQWRVWQVSDREVISSGVAWVGIWRACFHSHTLVTPGFRVMHCRYISLAEAFTPPEIVAAQVLMLLSLLVGLCGNAGGVYALRNIYFGTERNSPIRLAFFTTGVLCLLASVMSLIPLLWNLISVVTNQTIKFPPEFNMPQAPDSQHVGCGIRVGIVGTVLMIVSGIIFCTYRLPVRSQHLGGSLTAPSVTDSRGAAVKDNPAFESHEHSRELTEENNTNDNFHVSFAN; the protein is encoded by the coding sequence ATGAACTACCTGGCCCACACCGCCCACGCCCAGCTCGGTGCCCTCTGGCTGGGTTGCGTTGGCTGGACGCTCACCGCCATGGCTCTCGGACTCATCCAGTGGAGGGTTTGGCAAGTGTCTGACAGGGAGGTCATCAGCTCCGGAGTGGCCTGGGTGGGCATCTGGCGGGCCTGCTTCCACAGCCACACCCTGGTGACCCCTGGCTTCAGGGTCATGCACTGCAGGTACATCAGCCTGGCCGAGGCCTTCACGCCTCCGGAGATCGTGGCAGCTCAGGTTCTCATGCTCCTGTCTCTGCTCGTGGGGCTGTGTGGCAACGCTGGCGGTGTTTATGCCTTGAGGAACATCTACTTTGGGACGGAGAGGAACTCCCCAATCCGCTTGGCGTTCTTCACCACCGGCGTGCTGTGCCTGTTGGCCTCCGTGATGTCACTCAtacctctcctgtggaacctgATCTCCGTGGTGACAAATCAGACGATAAAGTTCCCCCCTGAGTTTAACATGCCCCAGGCTCCTGATTCTCAACATGTGGGGTGCGGCATCAGGGTCGGGATAGTGGGGACAGTCCTCATGATTGTCTCTGGGATTATTTTCTGTACGTACAGGTTACCCGTGAGGTCACAGCACCTGGGCGGGTCATTAACTGCTCCATCAGTGACTGACAGCAGGGGGGCTGCGGTGAAAGATAATCCAGCGTTTGAGTCTCACGAACACTCTCGTGAACTCACAGAGGAAAATAATACGAATGACAACTTTCATGTTTCATTTGCaaattaa